Proteins encoded in a region of the Mesoflavibacter profundi genome:
- a CDS encoding SH3 domain-containing protein, with protein sequence MKFKLIIFTVVIAFFQVNAQNNKYLNTESYLFKTADSSSKKLGYFKPNASVVLIESLGNGWSNIKTDNLDTGYILTKNLSDKYTSSKRSNILKDNPISNANSNFGNYHSYITVASLRIRNKPSLDSEIVGKLSCGQAVPVKYLPVDPKSWVNITNSRFVQRQFLGEKPTHNNLVEKYNNIQEQDFKNRLKIAERIVELSWNSNQTHLKEAYQILNNLAVEIKDEKLIKNSQFFIEYALGQLNKKNDSEIEDFIKNADFIIKGISVKNQFVKLSEAIKTFGEPKDVKNMQDECGIYYSNLFYFYDNINLSVNKEENLANIDYIQLSKNFKFKINQNNIIDHTISELNFIKKYASYIRTNINYPNRYFWQNDDGGYYIEFKNGYAYSITVFSIC encoded by the coding sequence ATGAAATTTAAATTAATCATCTTTACAGTTGTTATTGCTTTTTTTCAAGTAAATGCACAAAATAACAAGTATTTAAATACCGAGTCTTACTTATTTAAAACTGCCGATTCTAGTTCAAAAAAATTAGGTTATTTTAAACCTAATGCTTCGGTAGTATTGATTGAATCTTTAGGCAATGGTTGGTCAAATATTAAAACCGATAATTTAGACACAGGCTACATTTTAACTAAAAATCTTTCTGATAAATATACTAGCTCCAAGAGATCTAATATCTTAAAAGATAATCCTATAAGTAATGCAAACAGTAATTTTGGTAACTATCATAGTTATATTACTGTTGCGTCTTTAAGAATTAGAAATAAACCTAGTTTAGATTCAGAAATTGTTGGAAAACTTTCTTGCGGACAAGCAGTTCCAGTAAAATATCTTCCTGTAGATCCAAAAAGTTGGGTTAATATCACGAATAGTAGATTTGTTCAAAGACAATTTTTAGGAGAAAAACCTACACATAACAATTTAGTAGAGAAGTATAACAACATCCAAGAACAAGATTTTAAAAATAGACTTAAAATTGCTGAACGAATTGTAGAACTATCATGGAACAGTAATCAAACACACCTTAAAGAAGCTTATCAGATTCTAAATAATTTAGCTGTAGAAATAAAAGACGAAAAGCTAATTAAAAACAGTCAATTTTTTATAGAATATGCTTTGGGTCAATTGAATAAAAAAAATGATTCAGAAATAGAAGATTTTATTAAAAACGCAGACTTTATTATTAAAGGAATAAGCGTAAAAAATCAATTTGTAAAATTAAGTGAGGCTATTAAAACTTTTGGAGAACCTAAAGATGTTAAAAATATGCAAGATGAGTGCGGTATTTATTACAGTAACTTATTTTATTTTTATGATAACATAAACTTATCGGTTAACAAAGAAGAAAACCTAGCCAATATAGATTACATCCAATTATCTAAAAACTTTAAATTTAAAATCAACCAAAATAATATTATAGATCACACTATTTCAGAATTAAATTTTATAAAAAAATACGCAAGCTATATTAGAACAAATATCAATTATCCAAATCGATATTTTTGGCAAAATGATGATGGCGGATATTACATAGAATTTAAAAATGGTTATGCCTATTCTATAACTGTGTTTTCAATATGCTAG
- a CDS encoding sensor histidine kinase, with the protein MDNIFLLLTQQPVTSTASERYLLIYMIGVLIVITSLVILFFIVFQKRKNKLLIDKIKQQQAFEKELSNAQTEIQEQTLKNIGWELHDNVGQLLAAASMQLNILKTKLDGEALDSFKDASNTVKESLKEVRMLSRSLNNEVVLNIGFEQSITNELNRLKKMKFASAELNVKGEVKPFKNKKHEIIIFRILQEFFSNTVKYSEAKNLSVILDYQNDQLLITAKDDGKGFDMSTINKGAGLLNMQSRAELIKMDYELLSQPGNGVTLKMIYYFND; encoded by the coding sequence ATGGATAATATTTTTCTTCTTTTAACTCAACAACCAGTTACTTCTACAGCTTCAGAGCGTTATTTGCTAATCTATATGATAGGTGTATTAATAGTAATTACCTCTTTAGTAATTTTATTTTTTATTGTTTTTCAAAAACGAAAAAACAAACTATTAATAGATAAGATAAAGCAACAACAAGCTTTTGAAAAAGAATTATCTAATGCTCAAACCGAAATCCAAGAACAAACCTTAAAAAATATTGGTTGGGAATTACACGATAACGTTGGGCAATTGCTAGCAGCAGCAAGCATGCAATTAAATATATTAAAAACTAAATTAGATGGAGAAGCTTTAGATAGTTTTAAAGACGCGTCTAATACAGTAAAAGAAAGTCTTAAAGAAGTAAGAATGCTTTCTAGATCGTTAAATAACGAGGTAGTTTTAAATATTGGTTTTGAACAATCTATCACAAACGAATTGAATAGATTGAAAAAAATGAAATTTGCTTCAGCTGAATTAAACGTAAAAGGTGAAGTTAAGCCTTTTAAAAACAAAAAACACGAGATTATAATTTTTAGAATTCTTCAAGAGTTTTTTTCCAATACAGTTAAATATTCTGAAGCTAAAAATCTAAGCGTTATTTTAGATTATCAAAACGATCAACTGCTAATCACAGCTAAAGATGACGGTAAAGGATTTGATATGTCTACCATAAATAAAGGTGCAGGATTATTAAATATGCAAAGTAGAGCCGAATTAATTAAAATGGATTACGAGCTTTTATCTCAACCAGGTAATGGTGTAACTTTAAAAATGATTTATTACTTCAACGATTAG
- a CDS encoding aldehyde dehydrogenase has product MIEAIVNSQKEFFKTGKTKTIAYRKQLLKQLQSELIKQEDHIVKALYDDFKKPEFESIITETAIVLQDLKRTLKHIDKWAKPKRVFPSLLNFPSSDFIYKEPYGTVLIIAPWNYPYQLALAPLIGAVAAGNTVVLKPSELTPNTSTLLSKIIKHVFPPEFVTVIEGGVDTSTQLLNQVWDYIFFTGSVGVGKIVAKAAAPNLTPITLELGGKNPCIIDKSANLKLAAKRIVWGKFVNAGQTCIAPDYILIDQSIKNDFYNFLKEEITNAFTNKPKTSKDFARIINEKNFNRLTEMLVDQNCIIGGNHDLTDYYISPTVIDQPSLDSKVMEDEIFGPILPVLAYDNINTIDTIINTYPKPLSLYVFSTNSAQAKQLIKQYSFGGGCINDTIIHFANHRLPFGGVGNSGIGAYHGKHTFNTFSHIKPVVKKGNWLDITLRYAPYKGKLKSLKQLLNWL; this is encoded by the coding sequence ATGATTGAAGCTATTGTAAACTCTCAAAAAGAATTTTTTAAAACCGGAAAAACTAAAACTATTGCCTACAGAAAGCAATTGCTAAAACAACTTCAATCAGAATTAATTAAACAAGAAGATCATATTGTTAAAGCGCTTTATGACGATTTTAAAAAACCAGAATTTGAATCTATTATAACAGAAACTGCTATAGTCTTACAAGATTTAAAACGCACCTTAAAACACATTGATAAATGGGCAAAACCAAAACGTGTTTTTCCTAGTTTATTAAATTTTCCTTCATCAGATTTTATTTATAAAGAACCTTACGGAACGGTGTTAATTATCGCTCCTTGGAATTATCCGTATCAACTTGCATTAGCTCCGCTAATTGGAGCTGTAGCAGCAGGAAACACCGTTGTACTAAAACCGAGTGAACTTACACCAAATACGTCTACTCTACTTTCAAAAATTATAAAACATGTTTTTCCTCCAGAATTTGTAACGGTAATTGAAGGTGGCGTAGACACTTCAACACAACTTTTAAATCAAGTTTGGGATTATATTTTCTTTACAGGCAGCGTTGGTGTTGGTAAAATTGTTGCCAAAGCTGCTGCACCTAATTTAACGCCTATTACATTAGAATTAGGAGGTAAAAATCCTTGTATTATCGATAAAAGTGCTAATTTAAAATTAGCTGCAAAACGAATAGTTTGGGGAAAATTTGTTAATGCAGGACAGACGTGTATTGCTCCAGATTACATTTTAATAGACCAAAGCATTAAAAATGATTTTTATAATTTTTTAAAAGAAGAAATTACTAATGCATTTACTAATAAACCTAAAACATCAAAAGATTTTGCTAGAATAATAAACGAAAAAAACTTTAATCGTTTAACCGAAATGTTAGTAGACCAAAATTGCATAATTGGTGGAAATCATGACCTAACGGACTATTATATTTCTCCAACGGTTATTGATCAACCAAGTTTAGATAGCAAAGTGATGGAAGATGAAATTTTTGGTCCTATTTTACCTGTATTGGCTTATGACAACATTAACACGATAGATACAATAATTAACACATATCCTAAGCCATTAAGTTTGTATGTGTTTAGTACAAATTCCGCGCAAGCAAAACAATTAATCAAACAATATTCTTTTGGTGGCGGATGTATTAATGATACAATTATACATTTTGCAAATCACAGATTACCTTTTGGTGGTGTTGGCAATAGTGGTATTGGAGCCTACCATGGTAAACACACTTTTAATACATTTAGTCACATTAAACCTGTAGTAAAAAAAGGAAATTGGTTAGATATTACCTTACGTTATGCGCCTTATAAAGGAAAATTAAAATCTTTAAAACAATTATTGAATTGGTTGTAA
- a CDS encoding L-serine ammonia-lyase, with the protein MECISVFDMLKIGVGPSSSHTLGPWRAAERWIYELKADNFFDKINSVKVDLYGSLSLTGKGHATDLAVMLGLSGADPERIPTDTIDIVIASISNTHKIVLNNEKVLVFNPEKDIIFNREFLPFHANGIKFTAFAENETHESTFYSIGGGFVVKEERTVHEENVELLKEFPYPVHKATELLEFCHKENLSISEIVLENEKSLRTDEEIDFELNRIWQTMLECMFIGCHTEGNLPGGLNVRRRAYDTHKRLNIEVPYTTPQEWLESIRESEVKFRQILKWVSCFALAVNEVNASLGRVVTAPTNGSAGVIPAVLMYYMVIENHDGDFSDIKRFLLVASEIGSIFKKGATISAAMGGCQAEIGVSSAMAAGALTELLGGTPEQVMIAAEIAMEHHLGLTCDPIGGLVQIPCIERNSMGAIKAINAAELALDTDPKNVKVPLDKVVDTMWETAKDMHTKYKETSEGGLAVRVSLSDC; encoded by the coding sequence ATGGAATGTATTTCTGTTTTTGACATGCTTAAAATTGGCGTAGGTCCTTCAAGCTCTCATACTTTAGGTCCTTGGCGAGCTGCCGAACGCTGGATTTATGAACTTAAAGCCGATAATTTTTTTGATAAAATAAATTCAGTAAAAGTAGATCTTTATGGTTCTTTATCTTTAACAGGTAAAGGTCATGCTACAGACTTAGCAGTCATGCTTGGTTTAAGTGGTGCAGATCCAGAACGTATTCCTACAGATACCATAGATATAGTGATTGCGTCTATTTCTAACACACATAAAATAGTTTTAAACAATGAAAAGGTTTTAGTTTTTAATCCAGAAAAAGACATTATTTTTAATAGAGAGTTTTTACCTTTTCATGCTAATGGAATAAAGTTTACCGCTTTCGCGGAAAATGAAACGCATGAGTCTACCTTCTACTCTATTGGTGGCGGATTTGTAGTAAAGGAAGAACGAACCGTACATGAAGAAAATGTAGAACTGCTAAAAGAATTTCCTTATCCTGTTCACAAAGCAACCGAGTTACTTGAATTTTGTCATAAAGAAAATCTTAGTATCTCAGAAATTGTTCTTGAAAACGAAAAATCACTTCGTACGGACGAAGAAATTGATTTTGAATTAAATCGCATTTGGCAAACCATGCTAGAATGCATGTTTATTGGTTGTCATACCGAAGGCAATCTTCCTGGTGGATTAAATGTAAGAAGACGTGCCTACGATACACATAAACGATTAAATATCGAAGTGCCTTACACAACACCGCAAGAATGGTTAGAAAGTATAAGAGAAAGTGAAGTAAAATTTAGACAAATCCTTAAATGGGTTAGCTGTTTTGCTTTAGCAGTAAATGAAGTTAATGCATCTTTAGGTCGTGTAGTAACAGCACCAACTAACGGAAGTGCTGGTGTAATTCCTGCAGTGCTAATGTATTATATGGTTATTGAAAATCATGATGGCGATTTTAGCGACATTAAGCGTTTTCTTTTAGTAGCTAGTGAAATTGGTAGCATCTTTAAAAAAGGTGCAACTATTAGTGCTGCAATGGGCGGATGTCAAGCTGAAATTGGCGTATCTTCTGCTATGGCTGCTGGTGCTTTAACCGAGTTACTTGGTGGTACGCCAGAACAAGTGATGATTGCTGCAGAAATTGCAATGGAGCATCATTTAGGTCTAACCTGTGATCCAATTGGTGGATTAGTACAAATTCCTTGTATAGAACGTAATAGTATGGGCGCAATTAAAGCCATTAATGCTGCCGAATTAGCTTTAGATACAGATCCTAAAAATGTAAAAGTACCACTAGACAAAGTAGTAGATACTATGTGGGAAACCGCTAAGGATATGCATACTAAATATAAAGAAACCAGCGAAGGTGGATTAGCAGTTAGAGTAAGTTTATCTGATTGTTAA
- the panB gene encoding 3-methyl-2-oxobutanoate hydroxymethyltransferase, with protein MSTAKKEYKRITVKTLVDMKANNEKISMLTAYDYTMATIVDGAGVDVILVGDSASNVMAGHETTLPITLDQMIYHASSVIRAVKRALVVVDLPFGTYQSDPKEALRSAIRIMKESGGHAVKLEGGKEVKESIKRIINAGIPVMGHLGLIPQSIYKFGTYTVRAKEEVEAEKLKEDALMLEKAGCFAIVLEKIPAKLAKEVAESVSIPVIGIGAGNGVDGQVLVLHDMVGMTHEFNPRFLRRYMNLFDDMTNAISQYVEDVKTVDFPSDKEQY; from the coding sequence ATGTCTACAGCAAAAAAAGAATATAAAAGAATTACAGTAAAAACATTAGTCGATATGAAGGCTAATAACGAAAAAATTTCTATGCTTACCGCTTACGATTATACTATGGCTACTATCGTAGATGGTGCTGGTGTAGACGTTATTTTAGTTGGTGATTCGGCAAGTAATGTAATGGCTGGTCACGAAACCACGTTACCAATTACACTTGACCAAATGATTTATCATGCATCTTCAGTAATTCGTGCTGTAAAACGTGCTTTAGTCGTTGTAGATTTACCCTTCGGAACTTACCAAAGTGACCCGAAAGAAGCCTTAAGATCTGCTATTAGAATCATGAAAGAATCTGGCGGACATGCTGTTAAACTAGAAGGAGGAAAAGAGGTTAAGGAATCTATCAAACGTATTATAAATGCAGGTATACCTGTAATGGGACATTTAGGTTTAATACCTCAATCTATATATAAATTTGGGACGTATACTGTTAGAGCAAAAGAAGAAGTTGAAGCCGAAAAACTAAAAGAAGATGCTTTAATGTTAGAAAAAGCTGGTTGTTTTGCTATTGTTTTAGAAAAAATTCCTGCAAAATTAGCTAAAGAAGTTGCAGAAAGTGTTTCTATTCCTGTTATTGGTATTGGTGCTGGAAATGGCGTTGATGGTCAGGTATTAGTATTACACGATATGGTTGGTATGACGCATGAGTTTAACCCAAGATTTTTACGTCGCTACATGAATCTTTTTGATGATATGACTAATGCTATATCGCAGTATGTTGAAGATGTAAAAACAGTCGACTTTCCTAGTGATAAAGAGCAATATTAA
- a CDS encoding nuclear transport factor 2 family protein, whose product MKSIIYVILLLISVETFSQSEAEVQKTIETFFEGFHKQDSTLLNQVVYKDVTLQTIATNREGKTILHTEDYSKFITSILSIPKNQKFEEKLLGFDIKIDGNMANAWTPYQFWFNDQFSHCGVNSFQLIKVDNAWKIFFLVDTRRKDCTMD is encoded by the coding sequence ATGAAATCAATTATTTACGTTATTCTGCTATTAATTTCTGTTGAAACTTTTTCGCAAAGTGAAGCTGAAGTACAAAAAACTATTGAAACGTTTTTTGAAGGTTTTCATAAACAAGATTCTACACTATTAAATCAAGTGGTTTATAAAGATGTGACGTTACAAACAATTGCGACAAATAGAGAAGGAAAAACCATTTTACATACCGAAGATTATTCGAAATTTATAACTTCAATTTTATCAATTCCTAAAAATCAAAAATTTGAAGAAAAGTTATTAGGTTTTGATATTAAAATTGACGGAAATATGGCAAATGCTTGGACACCTTATCAGTTTTGGTTTAACGACCAGTTTAGTCATTGTGGCGTTAATTCATTTCAATTAATTAAAGTTGATAATGCTTGGAAAATCTTCTTTTTAGTTGATACGAGACGAAAAGATTGTACTATGGACTAG
- a CDS encoding RluA family pseudouridine synthase → MIQNSKHLSNKNNLQVLHEDNHIIVVNKRAGDIVQGDKTGDKPLSDVVKSYLKDKYNKPGNVYLGTVHRLDRPTSGLVIFSKTSKALPRLNKMFATKDITKTYWALVKNKPKKDSDRLVHWLKKNSKNNKSYAHPTEVKDSKKAVLSYQIIKKLDNFYLLEITLETGRHHQIRTQLSTIGCPIKGDLKYGFDRSNKDASISLHARNIKFIHPVSKEELDITAPLPKDPVWDACI, encoded by the coding sequence GTGATCCAAAATTCGAAACATCTATCCAATAAAAACAACCTACAAGTCTTACACGAAGACAATCACATTATTGTCGTTAATAAACGTGCTGGAGATATTGTACAAGGAGATAAAACTGGTGATAAACCATTAAGCGATGTAGTCAAGTCGTATTTAAAAGATAAATATAACAAACCAGGAAATGTTTATTTAGGAACAGTTCATCGATTAGACAGACCTACTTCTGGTTTGGTAATTTTTTCTAAAACTAGCAAAGCATTACCAAGACTAAACAAGATGTTTGCGACTAAAGATATTACAAAAACATATTGGGCTTTAGTTAAAAATAAACCTAAAAAAGATTCAGATAGACTTGTACATTGGTTAAAAAAGAATTCTAAAAACAATAAATCTTACGCACATCCAACTGAAGTTAAAGACAGTAAAAAAGCTGTTTTAAGCTATCAAATTATCAAAAAACTAGATAATTTCTATTTGCTAGAAATCACTTTAGAAACTGGTAGACATCATCAAATACGTACCCAATTATCTACTATTGGTTGCCCAATAAAAGGCGATTTAAAATATGGTTTTGATAGAAGTAACAAAGACGCTAGTATAAGTCTGCATGCCAGAAATATTAAATTTATTCATCCTGTTTCTAAAGAAGAATTAGATATTACAGCGCCATTACCAAAAGATCCTGTTTGGGACGCCTGTATTTAG